Genomic segment of Triticum aestivum cultivar Chinese Spring chromosome 6A, IWGSC CS RefSeq v2.1, whole genome shotgun sequence:
atatggtaaccggtgtgtaacaaatttgaagcatgaggtgtttctttgattgtcctccttatgagtggcggtcggggacgagcggtggtcttttcctactaatctatccccctaggagcatgcgcgtagtgcttggttttgatgacttgtagatttttgcaataagtatgtgagttctttatgactaatgttgagtccatggattatacgcactctcacccttccatcattgctagcctcttcggtaccgtgcattgccctttctcacctcaaaagttggtgcaaacttcgccggtgcatccaaaccccgtgatatgatacgctctagcacacataagcctccttatatcttcctcaaaacagccaccatacctacctattatggcatttccatagccattctgtgatatattgccatgcaactttacacaattccgtttattatgacacgcttcatcattgtcatattgccttgcatgatcatgtagttgacatcatatttgtggcaaagccaccgctcataattttttatacatgtcactcttgaatcagtGCACATCCTgttacaccgctggaggcattcatatagagtcatgttttgttctagtatcgagttgtaatttttgagttgtaaataaatagaagtgtgatgatcatcattattagagcattgtcccgtgtgaggaaataaaaaagagagagaaaggccaaataaaaaaagagaaggccgaaaaaaatgagagaaaaagagagaagggacaatgttactatactttttccacacttgtgcttcaaagtagcaccatgatcttcatgatagagagtgtcttattttgtcactttcatatactagtgggaattttcattatagaacttagcttgtatattccaacaatgggcttcctcaaaatgccctaggtcttcatgagcaagcaagttggatgcacacccacttagtttcttttgttgaggtttcatacatttatagctctagtgcatctgttgcatggcaatccctactcctcgcattgacatcaattgatgggcatctccatagcccattgattagtcgcgtcgatgtgagactttctccttttttgtcttctccacataacctctatcatcatattctgttccacctatagtgctatgtccatggctcgcgctcatatattgcgtgaaagttgaaaaagtttgagaatgctaaagtatgaaacaatttcttggcttgtcatcggggttgtgcatgatggaagatttttgtgtgacgaaaataaagcatggccaaactatatgattttgtagggatgagctttctttggctatgttattttgagaagacataattgcttggttagtatgcttgaagtattattattttcagtcTGTATTAAActattgtcttgaatctttcggatctgaatattctgtttttatcatttacctactcgaggacaagcaggaattaagcttggggatgctgatacgtctccaacgtatatataattttttattattccatgctattatattatctgttttggatgtttaatgggctttaatatgttgttttatattatttttgggactaacctattaaccggaggcctagtgccagtttctgtttttttctttttcagtgtttcgcagaaaaggaatatcaaacggaatccaaacggaacgaaaccttcgcgaggatctttcttgaaacaaacgcaatccaggagacttggagtggaagtcagagacgcaacaaggcggccacgaggtaggagggtgcgcccagggggtaggcgcgcccccaccctcatcggcccctcgtagctccaccgacgtacttctttcacctgtatatacttttataccctaaaaacatccaggagagccacgaagccacttttccaccgccgcaaccttctgtacccgtgagatcccatctgggggcctttttctgtgatctgccggagggggaatcgatcatggaggccttctacatcaacaccatagcctctccgatgatgtgtgagtagtttaccacagaccttcgggtccatagttattatctagatggcttcttctctctctttggttctcaatacaaagttctcctcaatgttcttggagatctattcgatgtaatattcttttgcagtgtgtttaccgagatccgatgaattgtggatttatgatcaagtttatctatgaacaatatttggttcttctttgaattcttatatgcatgatttgatatctttacatgtctctttgaattatcggtttagtttggcctactagattgatgtttcttgcaatgggagaagtacttagctttgggttcaatcttgcggtgtcatttcccagtgacagtaggggcagcaaggcacgtattgtattgttgccgtcaggataaaaagatgggtttatatcatattgattgagtttatccctctacatcatgtcatcttgcctaatgtgttactctgttattatggacttaatactctagatgtatgctggatagcggtcgatgtgtgaagtaataggagtagatgcagaatcgtttcagtctacttgacacggacgtgatgcttatattcgtgatcatgcctatatattttcagaactatgcgcttttctatcaattgctcggcagtaatttgttcacccaccgtaatacttgctatcatgagagaagccactagtgaaacctatggcccccgggtctattttatatcatataagtttccgatatacaattctagtttactatttattttattttgcaatctttacttttcaatctatacaacaaaaataccaaaaatatttatcttattatctttatcagatctcacttttgcaagcatgaagggattgacaacccctttatcgcgttggttgcaaggttcttgattgtttgtgcaggtactaggcgacttgcgtgtaatcttctactggattgataccttggttctcaaaaactgaggaaaatatttACGCTGCTTttttgcatcaccctttactcttcaagggaaaaccaacgcataccCAAGAGGTAGCACACACTAGGCCATAAGTGGTCTCATTTACATAGCAGATTGTTAATGTATCGGTACTACCGATGAGCCACAATGATGTCCAATGGACAACGGGCCGCTGATGGGCCAAATTGATACCCTCCTTATGGGTCATGGATGTACATGGGCCATATGCAAGTAGGCAGTTATTGGGtcagcctttttaacctaaatgggcccATTGAGACTTGCCACATGTTAATGTTTTATAGGCGCttctcgtccattggatggatgaCATCTGTCGCAACACAAAACTAACGCATGGTTCCCTTAGCGAATGAGAAATTGACACGTGAAAAATCGTCATTGGTTGGGGTTGTTAACGGCTATCAGATACAAAACTGGCACCTAATaacttaacggcgacccgttacgatggatgccacgtgttagTTACCCTTGATGAAATCAATTCCATGACGTGTAATTTACCGTCACATAAGTGAACACTTATGTGATGATAAATGGATTATTGTGATGGAACACTTCCATGATAGcactggtatgactatcttgattctatcataaaatcatcacagatgtacatgcatgatagaaaacatgacttattgtaacaaacacgtatcatcacggaagtgtttttttgtgaTTAGTATGGACTTTTTTAGGGTAACGTAGGAAAAAAATAGACAAAAATCCGTCGTACGCACCATCTCAAgaccactatgaagatgcatacaaggtttgatctgatcgtTACCAACTCATAGCGCGGCAGAAGTAGAGTTGGCGAAGATTCTTGGTGTAGATCCCCGTGGCTTGGAATTTACAACCTCTGAACCGCGAGGATTTTTTCTCTCGAACAGTCCCTGGAACAAAAGATCAAACGTATGATCTCTCTACCGGGTTGCACACATGCGGTGTCACCTATCGAGCAGCGCTCTGCCGTCCAGAACTAATCGCTATCGAAGACCATGCAGTCTTTCGACAATACGGCACTATTCCGTGATGTAGCTAGAGAGAGAAGGCGGGTCATTGCATGCCATTTGGTTAGAGCTCAAAGGCTCAAGTTGAAGTGAGTGTGGTGGCTGCCCTCCTCCTCAACTTATAGTGGCGGATGGCCGCCCTAAAGAGcaaccccccccaccccccacccccacacacaccAACAATGTGttatgtttttatttttcttttttcgtttctttcctatttcattttccttttttccttccatgtttattttctttttttacttttttcgtAAATCAAAAATTTTCAAAACACATTCAGAATTTCAATTTTGTTCAAATTCCAAAAAAATGGTaagaattccaaaaaaaatctcgttCAGAAAAGTGTTTGGAACTTTAAATTTTTTTGTCGTTCTGAAATTTGTTCAAAATTCAAATGTTCCCTTTAAAAAAATTGTGTTGTCCAAAATTGTTCTAGATTTTTTTAACAAAATGCATTTTAAAAATTGTTCCAGAatcaaaaaatattcttgttttagtgaaatgttcacaaattgaaggaaaaaatattttaaatagtCTCACATTGCTCATTTAGATACAGTCGTACAAATTTATATAGCTATGTGAAACTACATGCATTAATAAATTGGATGAAGGATAGATGGATTAAGCTGGACGAAGGATGGATTGGTATGTGAGCTAACTCGAAAAGGGTGCTGGATTCCTTCAAATTAAAAAAAGTAcccattttaaaaaaatgtttatgttttcCAAAATTGTTTGAGATTTTTGAAAAGCTGCATTTAAAGAATTTGCTCCAAATTCAAAAATTATTATAGTTTTAGtgaaatgttcacaaattaaaaataatGCCCGAGTTTAAAAAATATACATTTTAATAAATTGTTCTGAATGTCCAAAATTGTCACCATTTCTAAAAATTGttcgcaaattcaaaaaatattcgtgttttataaaaggttcatgttttcaaaaaaaatgttcgtgaattctgAAAAATGTCCCTATTCAAATTTATTCATGTGTTTTAAAAAATGTATGGattttcagaaaaaaatcgtatttttgaaactgttcaggatttccaaaaaaatcatatttacaaaaatagttGGTAATTCATAATTATTAttatatttgaaaagttcaaaacatCAAAAATATGTTTCGAATCTGATGCTGCAGTATGTTCTGTGATATTTGCTCTAGCTATTTGTTAGTGGGACGTGTTTGTTCGAGTGGTTGGCATCACTTGGTCATGTCTTTGAGGTCGCGAGTTTGATTGTTCAACGCCGTCCTTTTTTAGATTTTTACTCGCGTCTTACAGACAAAGGTCGTTTTGATGCCTGGGCCATTCACAACCCATGCAACTTAGCAAGCCCAACTACCTGGGAAATAAGGCAAAAATATTTTAAGTAGCCCCACATTTCTTCTTTACATACAGTCGTACCAATTTATGTACGTGTGTGAAACTACATGTAGTAAGCTAGATGAAGGATGGATGAATTAAGCTGGATGAAGGATGGATGGATTGATACGTGAGCTAGCTGAAAAGGGATCCTTGATTTCTTAAAAAAGGAATTAATCCAGTAGGTGAGCTAGATGGATGGATTGCAATGTGAACTAGCTACAAAAGGACCCTGATTTTCTTGACGATTGCTacgaagaaaagagaagagaagaccCGAATACATGAGCTAAATGCATGTAAAAGAGAAGACCCAGCTCATTCTAATATTATGGAACTTCACACATTAAATCCCCTGGATCAATTAACGAAAAATAGCGGAGTCAAACTAACTCCTGTTGTACTATATTGGTGACTTGTACATAGAAAAGAGAAGACCCGCCTCGCTTCCATATTATGAAACCTCATACCTTAAATCCCCTTGAATGAATGGAAAAATGGATTGAATAATTCATGGGCCTTCTCTCGCGTGCGATGACCTAACAAAACCCTAGGGTTGCGGccctcgccgtcgccatcgccatcgcaTGGGAACTTTTGATCCCCTCGCCTCTGACTGCCATCTTGGCACtgagaggtgggggggggggggctcacatCTTCAAGAGGTTTACGTTCTTCATCATCGTCTACTGATTATCATATTTTGTGAGAATAAATTTACTCTTGTTCTTTTGATGATGCCATGAGGTTAGAGAGTTCTTTGTCCTCGTTGATCCGATTATTCAGATCTGCTGAGTTTACGTTAGCCTGTCATactttttttgttagtttgattCTTTGTGGAGTTGAAATCTTTCATCGACACCATGATGAAGATATCGTGATCCGACGGCCTgcacttctaggggatcatcccCGGCCCGAAGATATCGTGATCCGACGGCCTGGCCCGAAGACTTCCCATCTTTTTGGATGGCCGACTcaaggcactttcaaaaatcattatTGGCAATGTTTGTGCgggtgaaagagtgacaacatTGTTGCTTCCGTCCAATTGCAACATCTTTACCGAAATCTTTGGAGTATTTCTTCTAGCAGAGATTGATACTGCGAAGAAGGTGTTCCCAAGAAATTTCATTATAATTTGTAGTCATAAGAGTTACTTTGTACTTTCTTTGAGCTTAGATCCAAATCAGTGCATTGATAATTGTTATGAGTATAAATAAAACTACATgtgtttctcaaaagaaaaaaaaactatcaaACCCCTTAAATCCCCTCGATCAATGAATGAAAAGTTAGCGGATTCATTACTTCACACACGGCGAAACCCAGAATCTAAAGGTTCCTTCCCGCGTCACAAGGTTTTACTTGCACGTGTATTCTCACTCAACTTAAATGCATGCTATTTTTtgttccgttgcaacgcacgggcatatgtgctagtaactCCTAAACAAAGTTTGGTGAGATTATACTAAAGGAAGTGATCTTCATCCGTTGGTCTTCCCATGTAAACCAGCAGTCCATGGGATTGAATTATTTGGAGGTTACGCGCTATATATAGGGTCCTGTTCCTGTTGTGTGGTGGCCATTATTGGATACTGGAGCAGAGAAACAGATGAAATGGACAACCCGTTCATAGTTCTATGTTCGGTCTTAATACCGTGGAGCCATACGTGACTGTCTTGGGGTTTACAGGGCTAAAAAACAATCAATCAAGGTGACTTCTGTCTTTTCCGAACTGTGTAGTCTTAACTAAGGTGCGGAATGTGCACATGTTCGTGTCCAGAATCTCCCGCGCGCATTATTGGCCTCTGCAAATTGAAGTACGACACGGAACCAAAAAAACAAAACTCAGGCAGCAAACAATCATCAATTTGATATGAAGAATCAAGTATGAGTTATACTACAACTGTACGTCGTAGTCCCACGAGTGGGATTGGACAAGTCGAACAGCGACATGCGTTCTCGAGCTGTTGACATTTCAGATCCACTAGCCAAACACGACCACGCATATATTTGACCGACTAATCCTTCTCTACGGAAAAAAAAAACTATGCTTGTGCACCTATTGGTGACCTCGTGATTGGATGGCTATACAAAGTGGCGCCCTAAACTAAATTACTAAATAAAATCCCGATTTTGAGACGATGTAAACCCACAATAAATATACGTGCAGCCGGTCGAGATCGCGAATCTCTGTGTCGGCCGCCACCGCGCTGGGACAAGGAAAGACGTGGCCTTGGAGCTAACGAACGAGTGGCGCGGTTGGTCGTCACCAAACGCGCGTGAGGAGGCTGGCGAGCGGGCCGTCCCTCCGCGGGCGGGGCAGTAGGTGGGAGCGGCACAGCGGGCAGGTGGTCCGGCCGAGGTCGATCCACCCGTCGATGCAGCCGCGGTGGAAGGCGTGCGCGCAGTTGCCCAGCCGCCGCACCTcgtccgccgcccgcagccgctcCAGGCACACGAtgcacgtcgccgccgccgcggcgtccCCGTCGTGGCACCCCTGCTGCTGCTGCGCCGGACGCGCCAGCAAGGAGAACTCGACGGCCGGGAGGCGCTCCTTGACCTCCTCGGGCAGCGGGGCGTCGTGGACGGAGCGGCGCGGGGAGCGGCAGAGGCCGACGAGGGAGAGCAGCAGGAGGAGGGCGTcccggacggcggcgacgagcttgcAGAAGGCGATGATCGGCTTGGGGATGGCGACGCAGTAGCACACCAGGGGGAACCCCATGGCCGGAGACGGCGCGGCGGGAGCTCGGACGTCGCAGGCTGCGCCGGCCAGGCCCGTCGATCGTTTGCGGGGGAGGAGCAGCAGAGGATATGTATATATACCTACTTGATCAAGCCAAAGTCAGGAGGAAAGCGCGCGCGCTCGCAGGTTATATAGAGCGAGCGGCGGGGAGAGAAGGGAGAAAGGAAGCAGAGTCGGTCAGTTTCACGTGGTTTTGGTGGAGGATAACGCGGGCCGGGAAGGGTTGGGGAGGGGTGGACGGAGGGGACACGGGACGACCTCGCCGTACGTCTCCCGGCATGGGAAATGGccagcgtgcgtgcgtgcgtgcgtgcgcggaAGCTGCCCAGCCCGGGTCGTTAAAACGCGGGGGACGAGTGACGCGATGGTAAGTACGAACGCCCGCGTGGTGGCGGGGACGTGCGGTCCATCCTTGGGTCGTGCACTGGCATGGACTCGGCACGCATGGGACAACACGAGCGATTTAGGCGAGGGGGAGAAAAAGCCTGCGACGTTGACGCGGGCTTCGCCCATATGTAATCTTTTTAGACCGGAGGCTGATTGGTGCCGCCTGTAACGGGATTTTCCCACGGTAATGTATCTGTATGTTTGTATTTGTTTTTTACCATTTTGTTTCTGTTACAAACCGTGATGAAGGGCAGGGCCCGTAGGAGGGGCAAGTCGCGCCAGAACACGCGGATCACTTGGTCAGCCCGGTTTTACACTAGGAGGTTCTCTGCAGATGGTGATCTgcctaagggggtgtttggttcaaaAGTCCTAAGACTTTTTCTAGTTTCAGgaactaatcaaaaaagactcttcgatagagtctttttctagtccgtGTAGAAAAAGTTCCTTCTGTTTGGTTTCTAGGAATTTTTAGGGATTTTTTCTAGTCTAAGAataaaaagtacctgaaccaaacaTTCCCTAAGTAACCGCCGTCAGCTCAGTTCCGCACATTTCTCTCGTGGCATGTCTCCCTCCGCGAAAGTGCTAGTAACTTGTACTACTAGTCCCGTACACCAAAGGACGATGGCCCATGAACTTTTGCAAGTTGTGGTCTGGGTACAGTAGACCGTCATTTCAATTTCAGAGAAAGAACGGGGGCGTAGGACATCATGAGATATACATTGCCAACCTCGCCCATGTATTAACACAAGATATGCCATCACCGTGTTGGGGTCAGCATCGCGCTTGCTCGCATCATATACATTGCCAACCGTGATGATGATGGTACATATGATATGAACGGCAGTGTAATTGGTGCTAGAACGAAGCATCATGGGCTGGTCATGGAGGCTCTCGCGCCGATCGGCGCAGCACGCACACGGCGACACGATGCGAGTTGCCATTGATTGGGCCTGCGTGTACCAGAAGGGGCGGATTCGACAAGCCAGCCGTCGGCCGTCACGACGGGGCGCTTCCTCTGGTGGCACACGCCTGCGCACATGAATGAAGTGAATGAATCTGTCGGGTGCGCGGTCTCCGTCGCTGGGTGGTTGATCTCATCTCGCAGCGCGGGTTCGGCAGCCACGCGCGCTACGAGTTTGGGTGGTGATGGTGCCGAGGCTCCATCCGTCTGGTTGCGGCGCTGGGCTGCCCGTGATAGCTATGGAAGTGGAGTTGGAGGAGATCGACAGCAACAGGATGTGCATTCAATGCGGACGACGAGCGGTGCCGAATGTCCCAGGAATGGATCAGCATGATTGGGCCGCAGCGGATTGCCAAGGCCAAGCGGGGCTG
This window contains:
- the LOC123128011 gene encoding brassinosteroid-responsive RING protein 1, with translation MGFPLVCYCVAIPKPIIAFCKLVAAVRDALLLLLSLVGLCRSPRRSVHDAPLPEEVKERLPAVEFSLLARPAQQQQGCHDGDAAAAATCIVCLERLRAADEVRRLGNCAHAFHRGCIDGWIDLGRTTCPLCRSHLLPRPRRDGPLASLLTRVW